The proteins below are encoded in one region of Pseudonocardia sp. DSM 110487:
- a CDS encoding SRPBCC family protein, translated as MTTDVVQTVDVAVPVSTAYNQWTQFESFPKFMEGIERIEQLTPTRTHWVTKIAGVQREFDAEITEQHPDERVAWRTDRGTHQAGVVTFHRLDDKHTRVTLQMEHDPEGFTEKAGEALGIVQRRVKGDLEHFKEFIESRGREEGGWRGDVGRSPQQPQTPPQTGPSGVPGNLPG; from the coding sequence ATGACCACCGATGTTGTGCAGACCGTTGACGTGGCCGTGCCCGTCAGCACGGCCTACAACCAGTGGACGCAGTTCGAGTCGTTCCCGAAGTTCATGGAGGGCATCGAACGCATCGAGCAGCTCACGCCGACGCGGACGCATTGGGTCACGAAGATCGCCGGGGTCCAGCGCGAGTTCGACGCCGAGATCACCGAGCAGCACCCCGACGAGCGGGTGGCCTGGCGAACCGACCGCGGCACCCACCAGGCCGGTGTGGTGACGTTCCACCGCCTCGACGACAAGCACACCCGGGTCACCCTGCAGATGGAGCACGACCCGGAGGGCTTCACCGAGAAGGCGGGCGAGGCACTGGGCATCGTCCAGCGCCGCGTGAAGGGCGACCTGGAGCACTTCAAGGAGTTCATCGAGTCGCGGGGCCGTGAGGAGGGCGGCTGGCGCGGGGACGTCGGTCGCAGCCCTCAGCAGCCGCAGACGCCGCCGCAGACCGGTCCCTCCGGCGTCCCCGGCAATCTGCCCGGGTAA
- a CDS encoding DUF6328 family protein, which yields MTEWRTGPGTRADGRGEGPLQRADRNMIELLQELRVAQTGVQILFAFLLTLSFTERFASIDEVQRWTYVVTLLLSVLTAGLFVAPAAVHRVTFRRGVKQETVQLGHRLFTLGLGALALTLTGSVLLVLDVAVGLTFAISSSVAAIVVLCLLWFVLPIPLLRRTRPAPALVHNDCDGEDGDGPPPGGRAAAREPSST from the coding sequence ATGACAGAGTGGCGCACCGGCCCCGGCACCCGGGCCGACGGGCGTGGCGAGGGTCCGCTGCAGCGTGCCGACCGCAACATGATCGAGCTGCTGCAGGAGCTGCGCGTGGCGCAGACCGGTGTGCAGATCCTGTTCGCGTTCCTGCTGACCCTCTCGTTCACCGAGCGGTTCGCCTCGATCGACGAGGTGCAGCGCTGGACCTACGTCGTCACCCTCCTGCTCTCGGTGCTCACGGCGGGGCTGTTCGTCGCCCCGGCGGCCGTGCACCGCGTCACGTTCCGGCGGGGCGTGAAGCAGGAGACCGTGCAGCTCGGGCACCGCTTGTTCACCCTCGGCCTCGGTGCGCTCGCACTGACGCTCACCGGCTCGGTGCTGCTGGTGCTCGACGTCGCGGTGGGGCTGACGTTCGCGATCTCCTCGTCGGTGGCGGCCATCGTCGTGCTGTGCCTGCTGTGGTTCGTGCTGCCGATCCCGCTGCTGCGTCGCACGCGGCCGGCCCCGGCGCTCGTCCACAACGACTGCGACGGAGAGGACGGCGACGGGCCGCCGCCCGGCGGTAGGGCGGCGGCTCGCGAGCCGTCATCGACCTGA